A single window of Debaryomyces hansenii CBS767 chromosome F complete sequence DNA harbors:
- a CDS encoding DEHA2F03344p (some similarities with uniprot|P42933 Saccharomyces cerevisiae YMR191W SPG5 Protein required for survival at high temperature during stationary phase): protein MRSQTMKNLISLKKNITRRIKQTLEEIAENLGHPQQRPVPVPIPIPVRSGRNASRLSKQFSRYYSTSSNFTGGHYKFRAFQFLNVKYQNGGKLGRIIQNNSNWIRFNIQNSNFNQYRSFRTFHKSFLYNNFSQRYQSQFGNKMANMNFFRHPNGSSPIKNLNLNIRAFMNSKKFDTSDPSTYKQDLVLHSRPQVKSNIRLNVSLTPKFSELTLSMARTVSSAGCEETSHNTQTSNGCYVDFPMSSKFSIPAMTILNNEILDELMQDLKILESKIAELKSDLQNLFELGELPMKYLHDQNIIRVYFANCDKARLESLLREKNIINGIIYEEAVYGCSSDCANVSEADILSSYYGSSSSLGSSTEYDDDVLSDSSHHPLSNDHIIRPESGNQSQNSQHVSFCDEDICWV, encoded by the coding sequence ATGAGGTCGCAGACAATGAAAAActtgatttctttgaagaaaaatatcaCTCGGAGGATCAAGCAAACCCTTGAGGAGATAGCAGAGAATTTAGGTCATCCACAACAACGCCCAGTGCCAGTTCCAATACCTATACCAGTTAGAAGCGGTAGAAATGCAAGCAGATTAAGCAAACAATTTTCTAGATATTATAGCACATCAAGTAACTTTACTGGTGGTCATTATAAGTTCCGGGCATTCCAGTTTTTGAATGTGAAGTACCAGAATGGAGGAAAGTTGGGAAGAATAATCCAGAATAATTCGAACTGGATCAGATTCAATATCCAGAATTCTAATTTCAACCAATACCGATCATTTAGAACGTTTCACAAGTCATTTCTttacaataatttttcgCAGAGATACCAATCACAGTTTGGTAACAAAATGGCGAACATGAACTTTTTCAGGCATCCTAATGGTAGCTCACcaatcaagaatttgaatctcAACATCAGGGCGTTCATGAATTCGAAGAAGTTTGATACTTCTGACCCTAGCACGTACAAACAAGACTTGGTATTGCATCTGAGACCTCAAGTCAAGAGCAACATACGCCTTAATGTATCTTTGACTCCAAAGTTCTCTGAACTCACCTTGCTGATGGCAAGAACTGTTTCCTCTGCTGGCTGTGAGGAGACATCTCATAATACTCAGACTTCCAATGGATGCTACGTTGATTTCCCAATGAGTAGTAAATTTTCCATTCCAGCGATGACTATCTTGAACAATGAAATACTCGATGAATTAATGCAAGACTTGAAAATTCTCGAATCCAAGATTGCTGAATTGAAACTGGATTTACAGAACTTGTTCGAGTTAGGGGAGTTACctatgaaatatttgcacgatcaaaatattattaggGTCTACTTTGCTAATTGCGATAAAGCAAGATTAGAAAGCTTGTTGAGGGAAAAGAATATCATAAACGGGATAATTTATGAAGAAGCTGTTTATGGATGTTCTTCAGACTGTGCAAACGTCTCCGAGGCTGATATTTTAAGTTCCTATTACGGCTCGTCATCTTCGCTCGGTTCTTCCACAGAATATGACGATGATGTCTTATCTGACTCTTCTCATCATCCCTTGTCAAATGACCACATTATCAGACCAGAGAGCGGAAATCAATCTCAAAACTCACAACATGTTAGCTTTTGCGACGAGGACATATGTTGGGTTTGA
- a CDS encoding DEHA2F03366p (some similarities with uniprot|P04386 Saccharomyces cerevisiae YPL248C GAL4 DNA-binding transcription factor required for the activation of the GAL genes in response to galactose) codes for MKIPTNLAAESHHDNNLIEQACDSCRKRKLKCSKESPKCSKCIQHNWCCSYSPRTVRSPLTRAHLTQVENKVKSLENLITYLLPQEVNSRGIDQLLYQNTFKDVLRPYKDMLQNGSTSDEGQDGRNRGSTPGGGSGTTTPPAFEEDLNQSSSVTPQGGSPGKGEHSRLNTNGCNSLAQSPSYSIFSMDDSISNASIDHSDHHDHNRIDNDKIKQEIIDDFILNSIPTDNKRSQCQFITPSAIKHEYSPYPYQQHQPRPKNISNTTTSATSLTSPSSLLSLNSYGDNINEDEEIPKKSYASPTRSSANKKFEDLDLLISSNGINNGINDSNYNLIFDEVMDDSPMING; via the coding sequence ATGAAGATACCTACTAATTTAGCAGCAGAAAGTCACCATGATAACAACCTTATAGAGCAAGCATGCGATTCGTGCCGGAAAAGGAAGCTTAAGTGCTCTAAAGAGTCACCAAAGTGCTCCAAGTGTATTCAGCACAATTGGTGTTGCTCATATAGTCCAAGGACAGTGAGGTCTCCTTTGACGAGAGCTCATTTGACCCAAGTGGAAAATAAGGTCAAGTCCTTGGAAAACCTAATTACATATTTGTTGCCGCAAGAGGTAAATTCGAGAGGGATCGACCAATTGCTCTACCAAAACACGTTCAAGGATGTGTTGAGGCCCTACAAGGACATGTTGCAGAACGGCAGTACATCCGACGAAGGACAGGACGGTAGGAATCGTGGGAGCACGCCGGGTGGTGGTAGCGGCACGACCACACCACCTGCATTCGAAGAGGATCTTAATCAACTGAGTTCGGTGACTCCCCAGGGGGGATCTCCGGGAAAGGGAGAGCATTCGAGACTTAACACAAATGGTTGTAATTCATTGGCGCAGTCACCCTCCTACTCGATATTTTCGATGGACGACTCAATTTCCAATGCGTCAATAGACCACTCCGACCATCATGATCACAACAGAATCGACAACgataaaatcaaacagGAAATAATCGACGATTTCATATTGAATAGCATCCCCACTGACAACAAGCGCAGCCAATGTCAGTTTATAACCCCCTCGGCCATCAAGCACGAATACTCCCCATACCCATACCAACAGCACCAACCACGCCCCAAGAACATATCGAACACCACAACATCAGCAACATCACTCACATCCCCCTCGTCGCTCCTCTCACTTAATTCTTACGGCGATAATATAAAcgaagacgaagaaataCCTAAGAAATCCTACGCTTCACCTACGAGGCTGTCTGCgaataaaaaatttgaagaccTCGatcttttgatttcatcgaATGGTATCAACAATGGTATCAATGACTCCAACTATAACTTGATATTTGATGAGGTTATGGATGATTCACCCATGATCAATGGGTGA